A region from the Pseudomonas cucumis genome encodes:
- a CDS encoding DUF6124 family protein, with amino-acid sequence MKKFPPDSLASLQLSQATQRTISARLRDPKNPDPISHVFTLLPNLNTETLLSHACETLASLNVLTTDFASELEGSHRSLALSIQQLAVLGELLVNRALDNLDPPGGASDAQEVQP; translated from the coding sequence ATGAAAAAGTTTCCACCCGATTCCCTCGCCTCCCTCCAACTCAGCCAAGCAACCCAACGCACCATCAGCGCCCGTCTCCGCGACCCAAAAAACCCCGACCCCATCAGCCACGTTTTCACCCTCCTCCCCAACCTCAACACCGAAACCCTGCTAAGCCACGCCTGCGAAACCCTCGCCTCGCTCAACGTGCTGACGACCGACTTTGCCTCCGAGCTCGAAGGCTCGCACCGCAGCCTGGCGCTATCGATTCAGCAATTGGCCGTGCTGGGTGAATTGTTGGTAAATCGGGCGCTGGACAATCTCGATCCGCCCGGTGGGGCGTCCGATGCTCAGGAGGTGCAGCCATGA
- a CDS encoding Imm50 family immunity protein: MKFWNDIDGGIFFNQVFRTPVAIGLIELFTVNIDNNRPTIILEFDIEELPDAPPAKWKRAEFNTCRIGLNCSEISSLTIKNTPTKKSLV, from the coding sequence ATGAAGTTCTGGAACGATATCGATGGTGGCATTTTTTTCAACCAGGTTTTCAGGACTCCCGTCGCGATTGGACTCATTGAACTTTTCACAGTAAACATCGATAACAACAGACCAACTATAATACTGGAATTTGACATCGAAGAACTCCCTGACGCCCCTCCCGCAAAATGGAAAAGGGCTGAATTCAACACATGCCGCATCGGTTTAAACTGCAGCGAAATCAGCAGCCTGACGATCAAAAATACACCTACAAAAAAAAGCTTAGTATAA
- a CDS encoding Imm50 family immunity protein produces the protein MWTSSISNKKQWTSIFGEDYSPTNMRTSYVMLDGNSICLKLYSQVEQAVAPKKWLEKDYNEYEFQLYIINVKNFNVENFNFSGPTTITVTQDSSNYKVTLGFGNSCTATFNAKNITIANIKAYHNYGAV, from the coding sequence ATGTGGACATCATCAATATCGAATAAAAAACAGTGGACTTCTATTTTTGGAGAAGACTACTCCCCTACCAACATGCGCACTTCTTACGTCATGCTGGACGGAAACTCTATATGCTTAAAACTATACAGCCAAGTAGAACAAGCAGTCGCCCCTAAGAAATGGCTGGAAAAAGACTATAACGAGTACGAATTCCAGCTTTACATAATAAATGTAAAAAATTTCAATGTAGAAAATTTCAATTTCAGCGGCCCCACCACTATAACCGTTACTCAAGATAGCTCAAACTACAAAGTCACACTTGGGTTTGGAAATTCATGTACAGCCACATTCAATGCAAAAAACATTACCATAGCAAATATTAAGGCATACCATAACTATGGTGCAGTGTAG